In Ochotona princeps isolate mOchPri1 chromosome 22, mOchPri1.hap1, whole genome shotgun sequence, the following are encoded in one genomic region:
- the ZNF217 gene encoding zinc finger protein 217, translating into MPTQSLLVYMDGPEVIGSSLGTQVEMDDAMLIRGAATVPFRATQERSIIQVEGCMPLDCMFCSQSFSHSEDLNKHVLLQHRPTLCEPAVLRVEAKYLSPLDKSQLCAEPPKDKNCKENEDLSCEVCGQTFRVAFDVEMHMKKHKDSFTYGCGMCGRRFKEPWFLKNHMRTHNGKSGARNKPQPGLESPVTINEVVQAHVAGTISSPYKICMVCGFVFPNKESLMEHSKAHTKEAAPGASSAQSDAQPEGTPAPREEEFLRLLNLRPKSYAECAKKPVKCIPQLDPFTTYQAWQLATKGKVAVAQEEVKESGQEGSTDNDDSCSEKEELGEIWSGSKSEGSGKSRAKAGCAGLAQEKDKPRHSSGDAPLGDADPKLSTNKEKPTHCAECGKAFRTYHQLVLHSRVHKKDRRAEAASPTTSLDGRQPGTCSPELATSLDEGGAADRGEGASEDGSEDGLADGLHLDKNDDGGKIKHLTSSRECSYCGKFFRSNYYLNIHLRTHTGEKPYKCEFCDYAAAQKTSLRYHLERHHKDRQADAAAEAKGDGRSQEPEDVLATADCAQTKNLKRFFDGAKDAKGSPPAKQLKEMPSVFPNVLGSSVQSPAHKDTQDFNKHEADDITESASGAATPAYLDLLKKRPAGEVEASSPACKVAAAVAPPAESSATRRARGSCGDKLGGAGAGRCQPGPECLPGPECQEKPLNLSLGPLHTCPAISLSKNLIPSITCPFCTFRTFYPEVLMMHQRLEHRYNPDSQKTCRSKALLRSRRTGCPPALLGKDVPPLAGFHKPKPKPAFQAQPKSLPLEKAKQSPLGPGKALLASGTDSSTLAPSNLKSHRPLQSAGGSGATPRPQQPEVFVKASACPTPEKARRAEVKLKPAAAAAPQPMPGSGSGESAARGESPWAPQGRDCFGHRNAGGSTVELTEPLPKRLKSNVVSLDIDLPGPNYKRGYEVPKYHVVRGITSLLPQEYVCSSSLTPKPRFLGAAELESSSVLTVQKSHGSAGPLYPCAPVSSPGSSAALEGKRPVSYQQLSSSMLQKRNYENCVGNAHYRPNDKKT; encoded by the exons ATGCCCACACAGTCCCTCCTCGTGTACATGGACGGGCCGGAAGTCATCGGCAGCTCACTGGGCACCCAGGTCGAGATGGATGATGCCATGCTGATACGAGGGGCGGCCACTGTTCCCTTCAGAGCCACGCAGGAGCGCAGCATCATCCAGGTGGAGGGCTGCATGCCGCTGGACTGCATGTTCTGCAGTCAGTCCTTCAGCCACTCAGAGGACCTCAATAAGCACGTGCTCCTGCAGCATCGGCCCACCCTCTGTGAGCCGGCTGTCCTGCGGGTGGAAGCCAAGTATCTTAGCCCTCTGGACAAGAGCCAGTTATGTGCCGAGCCCCCAAAGGACAAGAATTGCAAAGAAAACGAGGACTTGAGCTGTGAAGTGTGTGGGCAGACGTTCCGAGTGGCGTTTGATGTCGAGATGCACATGAAGAAACACAAGGACTCTTTCACTTACGGGTGCGGCATGTGCGGCCGGAGGTTCAAGGAGCCGTGGTTCCTCAAGAATCACATGCGGACCCACAACGGCAAGTCGGGGGCCAGGAACAAGCCGCAGCCGGGCCTGGAGAGCCCGGTGACCATCAACGAGGTGGTCCAGGCACACGTGGCGGGGACCATCTCGTCTCCTTACAAAATATGCATGGTTTGTGGCTTTGTATTTCCCAATAAAGAGAGCCTGATGGAGCACAGCAAAGCGCACACCAAAGAAGCTGCTCCCGGTGCCAGCAGTGCACAGAGCGACGCCCAGCCGGAGGGCACACCAGCTCCCCGGGAAGAAGAGTTCCTGCGGCTTTTAAACTTGAGACCAAAATCGTACGCTGAGTGCGCCAAGAAGCCGGTGAAATGCATACCTCAGCTCGACCCGTTCACCACCTACCAGGCTTGGCAGCTGGCTACGAAAGGCAAAGTCGCCGTTGCCCAAGAGGAAGTGAAGGAATCTGGCCAAGAAGGAAGTACTGACAATGATGATTCTTGCTCGGAGAAAGAAGAACTGGGAGAAATTTGGAGTGGCAGCAAGTCCGAAGGCTCTGGGAAGTCCAGAGCGAAAGCTGGCTGTGCAGGGCTCGCACAGGAGAAGGACAAGCCCAGGCACTCGAGCGGTGACGCGCCTCTGGGGGATGCAGACCCCAAACTGTCCACCAACAAAGAGAAGCCCACGCACTGCGCCGAGTGCGGCAAGGCCTTCCGCACCTACCACCAGCTGGTCTTGCACTCACGCGTGCACAAGAAGGATAGGAGAGCGGAGGCCGCGTCTCCAACCACGTCCCTGGACGGAAGGCAGCCCGGCACGTGCTCGCCAGAGCTCGCCACCAGCCTGGACGAAGGCGGAGCTGCAGACCGGGGCGAAGGTGCCTCCGAGGATGGCTCCGAGGATGGACTTGCCGACGGGCTGCACCTGG ATAAAAATGATGACGGAGGAAAAATAAAGCATCTCACGTCCTCGAGAGAGTGTAGTTATTGTGGAAAGTTTTTCCGTTCAAATTATTACCTCAATATTCATCTCAGAACGCATACAG GTGAAAAACCATACAAATGTGAATTTTGTGACTATGCTGCAGCGCAGAAGACGTCTCTGCGGTACCACTTGGAGAGACACCACAAGGACAGGCAGGCGGATGCTGCTGCCGAGGCCAAGGGGgacggcaggagccaggagcccgaggACGTGCTCGCCACCGCTGACTGTGCACAGAccaaaaatttgaaaagattttttgatGGTGCCAAAGATGCCAAAGGCAGCCCACCTGCCAAGCAGCTCAAGGAGATGCCTTCTGTGTTCCCAAATGTTCTGGGCAGCTCTGTCCAGTCACCAGCGCACAAAGATACTCAGGACTTCAATAAGCATGAAGCTGATGACATTACCGAGAGTGCGAGCGGAGCTGCTACCCCTGCCTACTTGGACCTGCTCAAGAAGAGACCCGCGGGGGAAGTTGAGGCCAGTAGCCCTGCGTGCAAGGTGGCAGCAGCGGTGGCTCCGCCCGCAGAGAGCAGCGCCACCCGGCGTGCTCGCGGCAGCTGTGGAGACAAGCTGGGGGGTGCAGGAGCCGGCAGGTGCCAGCCCGGCCCGGAGTGCCTGCCCGGCCCGGAGTGCCAGGAGAAGCCTTTGAACTTGTCTCTGGGGCCTCTGCACACTTGCCCTGCAATTTCTTTGAGTAAAAACTTAATCCCAAGTATCACCTGCCCGTTTTGTACCTTCAGGACCTTTTACCCCGAGGTCCTGATGATGCACcagaggctggagcacaggtacAACCCCGACTCCCAGAAGACCTGCAGGAGTAAGGCGCTGCTCCGGAGTCGCCGGACCGGCTGCCCGCCGGCACTGCTGGGCAAAGATGTGCCTCCCTTGGCTGGCTTTCATAAACCTAAGCCCAAGCCAGCCTTCCAAGCGCAGCCCAAATCCCTGCCATTGgagaaagccaagcagagcccCTTGGGGCCGGGCAAAGCCCTTCTGGCCTCAGGGACAGACTCCAGCACTTTAGCCCCGAGTAACCTGAAGTCACATAGGCCACTGCAGAGTGCTGGGGGCTCCGGGGCCACCCCCAGGCCGCAGCAGCCCGAGGTGTTTGTGAAAGCCAGTGCCTGTCCCACGCCCGAGAAGGCAAGACGAGCCGAGGTGAAGCTGAAGCCTGCGGCAGCCGCCGCACCTCAGCCCATGCCTGGCAGCGGCTCGGGCGAGAGTGCTGCCAGGGGCGAGAGCCCGTGGGCCCCTCAGGGAAGGGACTGTTTCGGTCACCGGAATGCAGGCGGCAGCACTGTGGAGTTAACCGAGCCGCTGCCCAAAAGACTGAAATCCAACGTGGTCTCGCTTGACATTGACCTGCCTGGGCCCAACTACAAGAGAGGCTACGAGGTGCCCAAGTACCACGTCGTCAGGGGCATTACGTCGCTGTTGCCACAGGAGTATGTGTGCTCATCATCGCTAACCCCCAAACCAAGGTTCCTGGGTGCTGCCGAGCTCGAGTCTTCCAGCGTGCTGACTGTGCAGAAGTCCCACGGCAGCGCGGGGCCCCTCTACCCGTGTGCACCTGTCAGCAGCCCAGGCTCCAGCGCGGCGTTAGAAG GGAAGAGGCCCGTGTCCTATCAGCAACTGTCCAGCAGCATGCTGCAGAAGAGGAACTATGAGAATTGTGTTGGGAATGCACATTACCGACCAAATGACAAGAAAACTTGA